A DNA window from Nerophis ophidion isolate RoL-2023_Sa linkage group LG13, RoL_Noph_v1.0, whole genome shotgun sequence contains the following coding sequences:
- the LOC133564984 gene encoding proton channel OtopLc-like, whose protein sequence is MLCLLQTDRDQAIAEQSLHNGNIPFVKPASSKERELVPQTLITSIECTGAQLSRQSETPVRPKVLQGTHPLKPETEREGRSFKMLSTKSKPSYFSAEKANISTSYSQPQMSTSSPTIHKSKHHHGSPHPPLFPHHQTEIPDTFPDPSPLIPHEHISPFPPSSSLNSALTVSPQSSALLLNACRSKPLQKGSISPVLPQKLQSSQLLLEPIPSATPSQSPTSNLKSPNQSHQESLLLDHSLHFPSSPISSSTNPPQGGLNILFSGSPGVSHLPMNKCGSSSLTYADATGFMSSTPTTSVESLPSYLLKGTQDPLKAVEMEEEDTPTDSESDMSCDSLDLTA, encoded by the exons atgttatGTCTTCTCCAGACTGACAGAGACCAAGCCATTGCTGAGCAAAGCCTACACAATGGAAA CATCCCTTTTGTCAAGCCAGCATCTAGCAAAGAAAGAGAATTGGTTCCCCAAACTCTTATAACCAGCATTGAGTGCACAGGAGCACAACTATCAAGACAATCTGAGACACCAGTTCGACCCAAAGTACTCCAAGGAACTCATCCCTTAAAGCCTGAAACTGAACGAGAAGGACGCTCATTTAAAA TGCTGTCCACCAAGAGTAAGCCATCATACTTCTCTGCTGAGAAAGCAAACATTTCAACTTCATACTCACAGCCACAGATGTCCACTTCCTCTCCCACAATCCACAAATCAAAACACCACCATGGTTCCCCACACCCTCCATTATTTCCACATCATCAAACTGAGATCCCAGACACCTTTCCTGATCCTTCTCCTCTAATCCCACATGAGCATATTTCCCCCTTTCCGCCATCATCCTCTTTAAATTCGGCCCTCACTGTCTCGCCGCAGAGTTCAGCTTTACTCCTCAATGCCTGCCGATCGAAGCCATTACAAAAAGGCTCAATATCACCTGTCCTCCCACAGAAGTTACAATCATCCCAGTTACTTCTTGAACCAATCCCATCAGCGACGCCTTCCCAATCACCAACAAGCAATCTAAAGAGCCCGAACCAATCCCACCAGGAGTCTCTGCTTTTAGATCATTCCCTTCACTTTCCTTCATCGCCTATATCATCCAGCACAAATCCACCTCAAGGAGGCTTGAATATATTGTTTTCCGGCTCACCTGGAGTCAGCCACTTGCCTATGAATAAATGTGGCTCTAGCTCATTAACATATGCAGACGCCACAGGTTTTATGTCCTCTACTCCAACGACAAGTGTTGAATCACTTCCGTCGTATCTTTTGAAAGGCACACAGGATCCTTTGAAGGCTGTGGAGATGGAAGAGGAAGACACACCAACAG ATAGTGAAAGTGACATGTCCTGTGACAGCCTGGATTTGACAGCATAA